A single Antechinus flavipes isolate AdamAnt ecotype Samford, QLD, Australia chromosome 5, AdamAnt_v2, whole genome shotgun sequence DNA region contains:
- the LOC127564393 gene encoding carbonic anhydrase 2-like, with translation MLQDPLVWGYDRDNGPDSWHKLFPIANGRRQSPIDIKLWNAKFDSSLRPLNFNYDSSTAQGIVNKGYSFNVEFDDSSDKSVLSGGPLTERYRLAHFSFHWGCRDDQGSEHSIDDLKYAAELHLVHWNTKYNSFCDAIHHSDGLAIVGVFLKIGNSEPELQEVIDALDAIKQRNMHAVFTDFNPVCLLPDNLDFWTYAGSLTIPPLLECVIWIVLREPINISKEQLSKFRSLYSTSKGEHPQRHMVANWRPRQPLQGRQVRRFLK, from the coding sequence ATGCTGCAAGATCCTCTCGTTTGGGGATATGACAGGGACAACGGACCAGATAGCTGGCATAAGCTTTTTCCTATTGCCAATGGAAGGCGTCAGTCCCCTATTGATATTAAGCTCTGGAACGCCAAGTTTGACAGCTCTCTGAGACCTCTGAATTTTAACTACGATTCTTCAACAGCTCAAGGAATTGTCAACAAGGGTTATTCTTTCAATGTAGAGTTCGATGATTCTAGTGACAAATCGGTGCTAAGTGGAGGACCTCTAACTGAGAGATACAGGTTGGCTCACTTCAGTTTTCACTGGGGTTGCAGGGATGATCAAGGCTCAGAGCACAGTATTGATGACCTGAAATATGCAGCGGAGCTCCATTTGGTTCACTGGAATACAAAATACAATTCCTTCTGCGATGCGATACACCATTCTGACGGACTAGCTATAGTGGGTGTTTTTTTGAAAATAGGAAATTCTGAGCCTGAACTACAGGAAGTCATCGATGCATTAGATGCCATTAAACAAAGAAATATGCATGCTGTTTTTACAGACTTCAATCCAGTTTGCCTTCTTCCTGATAACCTCGACTTTTGGACTTATGCAGGCTCCCTGACCATTCCTCCTCTTTTAGAATGTGTGATTTGGATCGTCTTACGGGAGCCCATTAATATCAGCAAAGAACAGCTATCTAAATTTCGAAGTCTTTACTCCACTTCTAAGGGAGAACATCCCCAGAGGCACATGGTGGCAAACTGGCGCCCACGTCAGCCTCTGCAGGGCAGACAGGTTAGAAGGTTCTTAAAATAA